A genome region from Nitrospira sp. includes the following:
- a CDS encoding DUF1295 domain-containing protein, translating into MTARDPLSLLITVWAASAALMVLLWLIERRIRNASIADVGWCYGLALVGWWYAGSVAGEPARRLLVALMIFLYAVRLGTHVLIDRVWRKQEDGRYRALRRRWGVHESSRLFWYFQLQAAAIAMFSLPPLIVMQNPHPPFHFWDLIGFLWWAVAVTGEAVADWQLAAFRSKLWNADRVCRIGLWRYSRHPNYFFEWLHWWSYVWMALALPTGGWGVTLIGPIAMGVALLKVTGIPWTEAQSMTSRGEDYAEYRRTTNAFFPWFPRRHS; encoded by the coding sequence ATGACAGCGAGAGATCCCCTATCCCTCCTCATCACCGTCTGGGCCGCTTCCGCAGCCTTGATGGTCCTGCTCTGGTTGATCGAGCGCCGCATACGTAACGCGTCCATCGCCGATGTGGGTTGGTGTTATGGGCTGGCACTGGTGGGGTGGTGGTACGCAGGCTCCGTCGCGGGAGAACCGGCCCGGCGCTTGCTGGTGGCGTTGATGATCTTCCTCTATGCCGTCCGCCTCGGCACCCATGTACTCATCGACCGGGTATGGCGCAAGCAAGAGGACGGCCGATACCGCGCGCTACGCCGTCGATGGGGCGTGCACGAGTCCTCGCGCCTGTTCTGGTATTTCCAGCTCCAGGCCGCCGCCATCGCGATGTTTTCGCTTCCTCCCCTCATCGTCATGCAGAATCCCCATCCACCGTTTCATTTTTGGGACCTGATCGGATTTCTCTGGTGGGCTGTAGCCGTCACGGGCGAAGCGGTGGCCGATTGGCAGCTGGCTGCGTTTCGCAGCAAGCTGTGGAATGCAGATCGTGTGTGCCGGATCGGTCTATGGCGCTATTCGCGCCATCCCAACTACTTCTTCGAATGGCTGCACTGGTGGAGTTATGTGTGGATGGCGCTGGCGCTTCCTACGGGAGGCTGGGGCGTAACCCTGATTGGCCCGATAGCCATGGGCGTGGCTTTGCTGAAGGTGACCGGCATTCCCTGGACGGAAGCGCAGAGCATGACGAGCCGTGGGGAGGACTATGCCGAGTACCGGCGCACGACCAACGCCTTCTTCCCCTGGTTTCCGCGCCGGCATTCATGA
- a CDS encoding TldD/PmbA family protein: protein MSGPLWDELAELALSRVRAAGVEYADIRLLDTTTRTISGEDRRIAHIRESTDRGFGIRVLHRGAWGFAASSIISLEEIPRVADLAIEIAKGSASLAITKVHLAPEPVHRDRIVTPCRLDPFAVPLEEQTSLLLNTMDVIQRHPGIARSHASFWAQRDRKLFASTEGSHLEFTLLAVQGECSATAVQDGRFATRSFNTPHLRMGYELIRDTDFAREGARLAEQAVEKVQAPVIEAGRYDLVLDPEHLSLTMHESCGHPSELDRALGYEANYAGTSFLTPDKRGTYRYGSSHVNLVADNTEPQTLAATGYDDDGVSCQKWDIVREGLFVGYCTNREVAPRIHEERSRGSNRADSWGSVPMVRIANIGLEPGTATLDELLADVKRGIYIEGHGSYSIDQRRYNFQFGGDAFWLIENGRRTHMVRDVIYHGITPEFWGRCDGVADRSHRRRYGFITCGKGQPGQSGWMTHAASHARFRRVDVIAGEAKVNA, encoded by the coding sequence ATGAGTGGACCGCTGTGGGACGAGTTGGCCGAGCTGGCGTTGTCCCGTGTCCGCGCGGCCGGGGTCGAGTATGCGGACATCCGTCTGCTCGATACGACGACGCGAACGATCAGCGGTGAAGACCGGCGCATCGCCCACATTCGCGAGAGCACCGATCGCGGGTTCGGCATTCGGGTGTTGCATCGCGGTGCCTGGGGATTTGCGGCCAGCTCCATCATTTCCCTCGAAGAAATCCCACGTGTGGCGGACCTCGCCATAGAAATCGCCAAAGGATCGGCCTCGCTCGCTATCACGAAGGTGCATCTGGCACCTGAGCCTGTGCATCGCGATCGTATCGTCACTCCCTGTCGGCTGGATCCATTCGCAGTTCCCCTGGAAGAACAAACGTCGTTGCTGTTGAACACGATGGATGTGATTCAGCGACATCCGGGCATCGCCAGAAGCCATGCCAGTTTCTGGGCACAACGTGACCGCAAACTGTTCGCCTCCACGGAAGGCTCTCATCTCGAGTTTACTCTGCTGGCGGTGCAGGGCGAGTGCAGCGCCACGGCGGTTCAGGACGGACGTTTTGCGACACGGTCGTTCAATACTCCGCATTTGCGCATGGGGTATGAGTTGATCCGCGATACCGACTTTGCCCGTGAAGGGGCGCGTCTCGCTGAACAGGCGGTGGAGAAGGTGCAGGCGCCGGTGATTGAGGCTGGGCGATACGATCTGGTGCTCGATCCGGAGCATCTGTCCTTGACCATGCATGAGTCCTGTGGACATCCCAGTGAGTTGGATCGCGCGCTCGGCTACGAGGCGAATTATGCCGGCACGAGTTTCCTGACACCGGATAAACGCGGTACCTACCGCTATGGTTCGTCTCACGTGAATCTAGTGGCCGACAACACCGAACCGCAGACGCTGGCGGCGACGGGATATGACGACGATGGAGTGAGTTGCCAGAAGTGGGACATCGTGCGGGAGGGGCTCTTCGTCGGGTACTGCACGAACCGCGAGGTCGCGCCGCGTATCCACGAGGAGCGTTCACGCGGATCGAACCGGGCCGATAGTTGGGGGAGCGTGCCGATGGTGCGTATCGCGAACATCGGGTTGGAGCCGGGCACCGCGACGCTTGATGAACTCTTGGCCGATGTGAAGCGAGGCATCTACATCGAGGGCCACGGGTCCTACAGCATCGATCAACGACGGTACAATTTTCAGTTCGGGGGCGATGCGTTCTGGCTGATTGAAAACGGTCGCCGCACGCACATGGTGCGGGACGTGATCTATCACGGCATTACTCCAGAGTTTTGGGGGCGGTGCGACGGTGTGGCCGATCGCAGCCATCGACGACGATATGGATTTATTACGTGCGGCAAGGGCCAGCCGGGTCAATCCGGCTGGATGACTCATGCCGCGTCCCATGCCCGGTTCAGGCGCGTGGATGTCATTGCCGGAGAAGCGAAGGTCAACGCATGA